GTAACAGGTAATCTGTTTCTTGTTTATTCATCTTATTTGTCCCCTTTATTTATTATTGACTGCCACTGTAAGTTATTAATTGGCCAAAGCCAATGTGTAATAATATCATCTTCTTTACTAAAGCCCATTTAAACTAAGTAAAGTTATATAGTTATTTAATATAATAATCAACTGTAAAGTATTTTAATTTGTTATATAAAACACTTAGTATCAATATTTGGCTAAAAGTTACTAGGGTTATTGATTATTCTCATGGTTTTTATATGATTTTATTGTCATAGTAGGAATTGGTATTTTATTTTTATATTTTAGCGTTCATTACTAGTTAGTGAACATCTTAAGGAGTTCTTATGTGCATCGGAATAGCGTTATATAATACAGATAATTTATCCGCTCAAGAAGCTTACACACTAGCACAATTATTTTTTCAAGTAGTAGGTCTTCCCGTAACAGATGCAGCTTATCGGTCTGATCATGCAGGATACAGTAATGTAACGGTATCTGATTTAGCACAGTTAATTGCAAGCGGTGAGGTGCAAGATTTTAGACTTTATCATAAGGATGGTAATAGCTTGCCGTGGGCCGCTTCATTCGGGCATGTAACAGATCAATATGGTGGTTTCTATCATATTGATATGCAGTATGCTGCTGATATACCTAAAGATAAACTACAAGAGTTTATAAAAGCTAGTGCAGAGATAGTTAATGCTGCTTATGGTATTGTTTATGTGCAAGATAATGTAGTAGATGCTTATGAGTATGTGCTTGATGAAGGGGTAGTTCCTATGCCTGTTTATGAAAAGCATTTTGTTTGGCGTGATGAGACCCCCGGTTTATTTAATGGGCCTGCTAGGTATAAAGATAATATGTTAAGAATGGTCTATCCTCATAATGTACTTAATCACAACCATTTAAATATTAATATTCAAGGTCAAAGTTTAGGCAATTTAATTGTTAGTAACCCTGCTTTGGGTGAATTAATGCCAGTTAATGAGGGGCAGTCTTTTATTTGGAGTGTTCCAGAAGAGAATTTAACTGAGATTAATACCCTTTTTGGTCAAGCAGGTGCATTAATTGCTTGGAAGTCTCAGTAATATAGAATAAATAGAAATAAATGCCTGTTGAGATTATATTGAGCTACTTGCCAAGTAATAACGTTTAACAATAAAGGCGGATTTTTTGTTTTAATTCCGCTTTTATTGTTAAATACTTACTAAGTTAAATAGGACAGGGAGCAAGTAACACATGCAAAAACTTTTTTATATATTGGCTACTGTGTTTTTTATGGCGACCAATGTGTTGGCTAATGATTGTCAAATAAAGCCCACCTTAAAAGAATATCAACCAATGGCTTCAGCCACCTTTCCAGTGACGACCTTTACAGGCATAGATATGAAAGTTGAACAGCCTGTCCGTGTTGGAGTCAATGATTCGCCTGTGTTTTTCTTTACTAATAAAAAGTTATTAACTTTTCGTTATTGGGATCATCTTTATGATGGTTTAAAAATTGATGATTTTTACCTTAAGTTATTTGGTGCGATCCCCATAGGTAATGACTCAACTATTATTGAGCAATACAGAAAAACGGATACAGTCAATTGTAATAATCCAGTAACAGAGATCAAACTTAATAATGATAATTTTAGGGCGTTTATGCACCTTGTTAAAAGTGATCGTGTTAATGTGTATTTGATCCCTATAGAGCAAAAGGGTTATTTGTATTCGCTCCAGTTTAGAGGTTATACATTGGACGAGGTTGGTCAAATTGTTTCCACTGTAAACAAATAAAAGGAGTTTGCTAATGGTATTAGATCACGAGACTGAGCAAGATATTAAAAAAATACTTGTTGCTTGGTATGGGCCTAAAGCTGCAAATTGGCCGATTAATGATGAAGTATTAAAGGCAGTGGCTGAAGTGTTAGAGGCTAGTGGGGAATGTAGTACATTATTTCGTTACGTGCCTAAAAGTCCGAATCCTGTTAGTGCTATGAAGTCAGTTACAGGCTCGGCCTTGGTTTATGTTAAAGATATTGTTAAGCGAGCGGCGTCAGATAAACAGCTTTATTATGCGACATGTGTTCGACAAAAAGGAATAGAGCGAGAGTCAGATGTACATAGGGCAGCTTTTGGTTATTAATTGCTTATGTTAACTTTTATGCTAATGATAAAAAATCTATTAAAAAAATAGTATTATAATAGAGATTCGATGTATCCATAAGGAATATCATATATGAAACGTTCTACCTTACTGCTAACAACCCTTTTGTTAAATTTATTAGTTATTGCAGGATGTTCTAGTAATAAGCAACCTGCTACTGATTTGCCAGAGCTTGAGCAAACAGGCCCTGTTTGGGGGGATGGTGTTGAAGCAAAAGAAGAGTATATGGATGTGGTAAGGGTTTCACCATCACAACCAACAGCGATGGGTGAGATTTATTATTCAGCTACTCCACCAGAGGGTACAGTGGTTGATAACCCTGCTTTTGCACAAGGTCGAATTAGTGTAACCATCTTTGATAGATATGGTAAAAAGATACCTGTGATTCAGTCAGGGGGAAATTATTATATTAAAGGTATTAAGGGGCAAAGTTATACCCTTTACTTTGAAAATATAAGTAATACAGGCTATGAGGTATTGGCAACAACGGATGGTGTAGACAGTATCACTGGTCATGAAGCACATTATAACAATGCAGGTTATATTCTGTTTCCAGGTAATACCATTACAGTTAGAGGCTTTCGTCAAACTAGGGATGAATACAAACCCTTTGTTTTCCATGAAAAAGATAGCCCTTATCTTTCAGGAGCTAATCAAGGATCCGCAGCTAATATTGGTGTGATAGGCTTTGCATTATTTGAACTAGCAACGCCAAAAATGGCTAAGGATGCTAAACCTAAAGCTTTTCCTGCACAGACAAATAAGTTTCGATTAGATAAATAAGTTAGAGGTTGTTATGCAGAAAGTGTTAGCAGTGATTTTGTGTCTTTTTGGGGGAGGTGCCTTAGTTGCGTGTTCTAGTGATGAAAAAGGAAATCCTTATAAGGAAACACATATAGTCAATGTTGTTCCTAATTATCAAATTGCGCCTGATGATAGTCCTATATTGAAAAAGCCAATTGATGAAATGACAGAGGAAGAACTTAAAGCACGTTATGGAGAGTTACAAAAGCAATCAGGATTAAGTGCTAGACAGCAAAAAGAGCTTAATATGATTGCTGAAAGGTTAAGGCAGATTTCAAAGAGATAAATGTTTAAAAAGGAATAGTTAAATGCTATTCCTTTTTAATTTATAGTGGGTAATTTAAAGAAAACTTGGGCACAAGTTGTTGTGTGAGTAGCTGTTTCTTGTAAGGTTTCTTGGCGGCAATGAGCGACAGTATTTAATACTTCAGGTAAAAAAGCAGGCTCATTACGGCGATCTTGTGGTTTAGTTTTTAATGTCCGTGGTAGTAAATAGGGACCATCTGTTTCAATCATTAAACGACCTGTTGGAATATCTTTAACCAAATGTTGTAAATGTTCACCACGACGTTCATCGCAAATCCAACCAGTAATACCAATATGTAAATCCATATCTAGGTATTGATAAAGTGCTTTTTTGTCACCCGTAAAACAATGAATAACCGCTGCTGGTAACTGATCTCTATATTGCTTGAGTATGGCAGTAAAACGATCATCAGCATCACGTTCATGCATAAAAACAGGTTTACCTAACTCAATAGCTAATGTTAATTGCTCTTCAAAAACACGTTCTTGAATAGGGCGAGGGCTAAAATCACGATTAAAATCTAAACCACATTCACCAACTGCTTTCACTGTAGGTTCTGTTAATAGTTGTTTTAATGTGGTTAGTGTTTCGCTGTGCCAATCTTTTGCATGGTGAGGATGAATACCTGCTGTACTAAATAGTTGTGTGGCGGTTTTATCATATTCTTGACAAAGCTGAAGAGCTTGTTCGCTTTCTTGTTCACTTGTGCCTGTAATAACCATTTGTAGCACGTCTGCTTGATAGGCACGCTCTAATACTTGGGGGAGATCTTTTTTAAAACTTTTATTGGTTAAATTAATACCAATATCAATCAGATAAGGTTGATTCATAGTTTACTCTTTTATTTGGCATAACCAGTGTAAATAACATCCTAATCCAGAAAAGATAGGATGATTACGATATTCTAGTTCCATTTCAATAAGGCTTGGTAGATCAGCCATTTTTTTGAACTCTAAAGGCATATAATCAGAAAACACACGAATACCACTTTTTTTAGCAATTTGCCAATCTATACTCATTGCTTCATTAAGTAATGTTGGATCGATAGGGTGTTGTGGTGTTAGGCTCTGTTTCTCACCAGCAAAATGTTGTTTTTTAATTTTTCGGAAGTTTCTTTTTAATAAGTTCCGATAAATTAAAGCATCTTTATTATAAAAGGCTAATGATAACCAACCATTTTTATGGGTTAGTTGCTTTAGGGTATTAAGAATACTTAAGGGATCAGCTAGCCACTCAAGTACAGCGTGACATATTACTAAGTCAAAAGGTTCTGCAAAGTCTAACTGTTGCCAAGGTTGTTCAATAAATTCTGCAGTTAGTCCAGCCTGTCTAAATTGTTCTTTTGCCCCTTCGAGCATTACTGACGAGGGTTCTGTCACAGTCACATGATGTCCTTGTTCAGCTAACCAAAGTGATATATGGCCAAGTCCTGCACCAATATCTAATATTCTAATAGGGGTATTAGGCAAAATAGAGTGTAAGTCAGCTTGTAGTACAGCTAAGCGTATAGCACCTTTGGTTCCACCATAAATTTTCTTAGCAAAATGGCTAGCTAATTCATCAAAGTAACGATCAGACATATTTGATTTAATTCAAGTCAATAGATTTTAATGGGGTATTTTAGATGGAACTTGCTATAATAATAAACTATTATTTCTCCTTATTTCTGCGAGCTATCATGTATAAGTTGATTCGCCCATTTATGTTCTCACTTGATCCAGAAACTGCTCATAATGTAGCTATTCAAGGTTTAAAATTACGAGGTAAACTAGGGTGTATTGATAGTGCACCGCATTTACCTGTTAATGTCATGGGGCTTAATTTTACTAATCCTGTGGGTTTAGCGGCAGGGCTTGATAAAAATGGTGAGGCAATTGATGGGTTAGCCTCTCAAGGGTTTGGTTTCATTGAGGTAGGGACAGTTACCCCACGACCACAACCAGGTAATCCAAAACCAAGGATATTTCGTTTAGTAGAAGCAGAAGCAATTATTAATCGTATGGGGTTTAATAATCAGGGCGTTGATCATTTAATAGCTAATGTTAAGGCAAAGAAATATAAAGGAATAGTGGGTATTAATATTGGCAAGAACTTTGATACACCTGTTGATGAAGCAGATAAAGACTATCTTATTTGTTTAGAAAAGGTCTATCCTTATGCCGATTATATTACCGTTAATTTAAGCTCACCTAATACTCCAGGACTTCGTACTTTACAGTTTGGGGATAGTTTAAAAAGATTATTAGAGCAATTAAAAACTCGTCAACAAGCATTACAGCAACAGCATAATCGCTATGTGCCTTTAGCGATAAAAATAGCACCTGATATGACAGAAGAAGAAACGGTGTTGGTAGCAAACTCTTTAGTAGAAGCAGGGATGGATGCTGTTATTGCTACTAATACAACTATTGCTCGAGAGGCAGTAAAACATCTGCCATATGGTAATGAAGCAGGTGGGCTTTCAGGTGCCCCTTTATTAGAAGCAAGTACCAAAACAGTGAAGTTGCTATCGGAGGCTTTACAAGGAAAACTCCCTATTATTGCAGCAGGTGGTATTACCACAGGTGCTCATGCTGTACAGAAGTTGCAAGCAGGTGCTAGCCTTGTACAGGTTTATACAGGTTTTATTTATCGTGGTAATGAGTTGATATATGAGTCAGTGAATGCCATTAAAGGGGCTGGGATTCTAACTAAAGGCTAATGTTTATAAGTTGCAGGCATTGTTAGGCAGGCATATGCTTAAAATAGGAATGAGAACGATTAATATCCTGATACAAGTCTATTGATGAAAATAACAAAATTTTCACTTCTTTTTTATCTAACTAATGTATCTTAATACAATATAAGGTTTTATATTGAAGATTGTGAATAAATCGATGGGAGTGTTTATGATGAAAAAAGCATTAGTAATAGCAACAGCATTATTAACGTTAGGCAGTACAGTAGCATTAGCAGAGCAAGGTGGGTTTACTGGACCATCTGGCGCTAGTCAGAAAGGTGGTTATACAGGGCCTAAAGCTACAGGTTCAGTGAAAACCGTTGCACAAGTTAAAGAAATGCGTGATGACACTAAAGTGACTTTACAAGGTAATATTGTTAAACATCTTGGCAAAGAAAAGTATACCTTTAAAGATAAAACAGGTGAAATTACTATTGAGATCGATGATGATGATTGGAGAGGTGTAACAGTTGGTCCAAATGATCTTGTTGAAATTTATGGTGAAGTAGATAAAGATTGGAATTCTGTTGAGATAGACGTAGATACTATTCGTAAAGTTAAATAGTATTAATAGTGTTTAGAAAGTAGGGTAACTAACTAAAATTAGTTGCCCTATTTTTTTGCTAATAAAAAAGGTAGGTTAATGATAAACATTAAACCTACCTAACAATTATCAATAACAGAGTG
This portion of the Entomomonas sp. E2T0 genome encodes:
- a CDS encoding TatD family hydrolase translates to MNQPYLIDIGINLTNKSFKKDLPQVLERAYQADVLQMVITGTSEQESEQALQLCQEYDKTATQLFSTAGIHPHHAKDWHSETLTTLKQLLTEPTVKAVGECGLDFNRDFSPRPIQERVFEEQLTLAIELGKPVFMHERDADDRFTAILKQYRDQLPAAVIHCFTGDKKALYQYLDMDLHIGITGWICDERRGEHLQHLVKDIPTGRLMIETDGPYLLPRTLKTKPQDRRNEPAFLPEVLNTVAHCRQETLQETATHTTTCAQVFFKLPTIN
- a CDS encoding quinone-dependent dihydroorotate dehydrogenase; amino-acid sequence: MYKLIRPFMFSLDPETAHNVAIQGLKLRGKLGCIDSAPHLPVNVMGLNFTNPVGLAAGLDKNGEAIDGLASQGFGFIEVGTVTPRPQPGNPKPRIFRLVEAEAIINRMGFNNQGVDHLIANVKAKKYKGIVGINIGKNFDTPVDEADKDYLICLEKVYPYADYITVNLSSPNTPGLRTLQFGDSLKRLLEQLKTRQQALQQQHNRYVPLAIKIAPDMTEEETVLVANSLVEAGMDAVIATNTTIAREAVKHLPYGNEAGGLSGAPLLEASTKTVKLLSEALQGKLPIIAAGGITTGAHAVQKLQAGASLVQVYTGFIYRGNELIYESVNAIKGAGILTKG
- a CDS encoding NirD/YgiW/YdeI family stress tolerance protein, which translates into the protein MMKKALVIATALLTLGSTVALAEQGGFTGPSGASQKGGYTGPKATGSVKTVAQVKEMRDDTKVTLQGNIVKHLGKEKYTFKDKTGEITIEIDDDDWRGVTVGPNDLVEIYGEVDKDWNSVEIDVDTIRKVK
- a CDS encoding methyltransferase domain-containing protein; protein product: MSDRYFDELASHFAKKIYGGTKGAIRLAVLQADLHSILPNTPIRILDIGAGLGHISLWLAEQGHHVTVTEPSSVMLEGAKEQFRQAGLTAEFIEQPWQQLDFAEPFDLVICHAVLEWLADPLSILNTLKQLTHKNGWLSLAFYNKDALIYRNLLKRNFRKIKKQHFAGEKQSLTPQHPIDPTLLNEAMSIDWQIAKKSGIRVFSDYMPLEFKKMADLPSLIEMELEYRNHPIFSGLGCYLHWLCQIKE